Proteins encoded by one window of Salvia splendens isolate huo1 chromosome 5, SspV2, whole genome shotgun sequence:
- the LOC121803021 gene encoding uncharacterized protein LOC121803021, which produces MAGLEECEANLVVYLHPSKANCPSDAILSELSSLLFTYNETFGGVVLAYDPSIRSNLAKIVPGTFPCFGVQLKAKLLLFNPKPDMVLEGEVVKLTPNSIHAVVLGFSSAVIADDDIRDEFKHKVKGGEEVYVSRTHRKHKIKVGAILRFTVKSFDEEILHISGSLLAPHTGGARWLDKNTDEWSRVDSTATKRDTDKLLINVDTSMKNGEQIEKPKKRRREQS; this is translated from the exons ATGGCGGGACTGGAGGAGTGCGAGGCGAATTTGGTGGTTTATCTTCACCCCTCCAAGGCAAATTGCCCCAGTGATGCCATTCTCAGTGAGCTTAGCTCCCTGCTCTTCAC GTATAATGAGACGTTTGGTGGAGTGGTATTGGCATATGATCCGAGTATACGTTCTAATTTGGCAAAGATTGTGCCCGGAACTTTTCCATGTTTTGGCGTGCAATTGAAGGCTAAGCTGTTGCTTTTCAATCCGAAGCCCGACATGGTTTTAG AGGGGGAGGTTGTTAAGCTTACTCCCAATTCGATACATGCTGTGGTTCTTGGTTTCTCGTCTGCTGTAATAGCTGATGACGACATTCGTGATGAGTTCAAGCATAAAGTT AAAGGCGGAGAGGAAGTTTACGTTAGTCGAACACACAGGAAACATAAGATAAAAGTTGGAGCAATTCTACGTTTTACTGTGAAGAG CTTTGATGAAGAGATACTTCACATATCAGGATCTCTGCTTGCTCCCCATACAGGAGGTGCTCGATGGTTGGATAAAAACACGGACGAATGGTCCCGAGTTGACAG CACTGCTACAAAGAGGGACACAGATAAATTATTGATCAACGTGGATACATCTATGAAAAATGGTGAGCAGATTGAGAAGCCAAAGAAAAGGAGAAGAGAACAaagttaa
- the LOC121803452 gene encoding auxin-induced protein 6B-like yields MSGCNKIRHIVRLRQMLRRWRKKAAVAARPSPSDVPSGHVAVTVGPSRKRFVVRTAYLNHPVFKKLLVQAEEEYGFANSGPLAIPCEESLFEEILRYLARTSSARFMSFEDFQRYCHVGLQTNLKILAESRPLLRHGYLVNLSQN; encoded by the coding sequence atgtctgGCTGTAACAAAATCCGTCACATTGTAAGATTGCGGCAGATGCTACGGCGGTGGCGCAAGAAAGCAGCAGTGGCCGCCCGCCCTTCCCCCTCCGACGTCCCGTCCGGCCACGTGGCAGTCACCGTGGGTCCCAGCCGCAAGCGGTTCGTTGTCCGGACCGCTTACCTGAACCATCCGGTTTTCAAGAAGCTACTGGTTCAGGCCGAGGAAGAATACGGGTTCGCTAACTCCGGCCCGCTGGCCATCCCATGCGAAGAGTCCCTTTTTGAGGAGATTCTCCGCTACTTGGCCCGGACCAGCTCGGCCCGGTTCATGAGCTTCGAGGATTTCCAGCGCTACTGCCATGTGGGACTGCAGACCAACCTCAAAATCCTGGCCGAATCACGCCCTCTTTTGCGACATGGCTATTTGGTAAACTTGTCGCAAAATTAA